The nucleotide sequence GGTCGCTGCTCTTCAAGGAGACGATGACGTCCGCGAAGCCGACGGCCGCCAGCACCTCCAGCTCGTCCAGGGCCGACTGCACCATGGCGCCGGCGGGGTCGCGCTTCGCCAGCTCCTCGTAGCGCCGGTGCAGGCTGCCCTTGTTGACGCCGATGCGGATCGGGATGCCGCGATCCTGGGCGGCGCGGGCCACCTCGCGCACCTTGTCGGCGGAGCCGATGTTGCCGGGGTTGAGGCGCAGCTTGGCCACGCCGGCCGCGATGGCCTTGAGCGCCAGCTCGTGCTGGAAGTGGATGTCGGCGACCAGGGGCACCGTCGAGCTGCGCACCAGGCGCGGGAGGGCTTCCGCCGCGGCGTCGTCGTTCACCGTCACGCGCACGATCTCCGCGCCGGCGGTCGCCAGCTCGAGGATCTGCTGCAGGGTGGCGTCGTGATCGCCGGTCTTGGTGGTCGTCATCGACTGCACGCGGACGGGCTCGCCGCCGCCGACGCCGATCGCGCCGACCATCACGCGCCGCGTGGCGCGGCGCGCCGCGGTGGTGGGATATTCGCTCATGATTCTCTCTTCAGGACCGGGCCGGCGGTGCGCAGGTCCCCCACGCGGCGCGTGACGCCCGCGGCGTCGAGGTGCTCCAGCAGGGGGATGCCCAGCTTGCGGCTCAGGCCGGTCAGTTCGCGGAACGTGGCGAAGTTGAGGCTGCCCTCGGCGTCGAAATGGGCGCGCAGCCGCCCGCGCAGGTCGTCCAGCGCGGCGGCGTGCACAGGATAGTCGTCCGTCACCATCACGGCACGCCCGCGGGCCGCGAGGTAGCGCAGGTGCTCTTCGATGTCGTGGCCGGCGAGCTGGTTGGCGGGCAGATCCGCGGCGACGACGGCCGCGCCGGGCCAGTCCAGGCCACAAGCCCGCAAGCGGGCTTCCACGGCGTCGACGGCGCGCCGCAGCCCGTCCGGCAGCACGTCGGACTGCGCCGGTCCGATGCGGTCGCCGGCGGCGCTCCAGCCGCGGGCGGCGGCCAGGGCCTCGATCAGCGCGTTCCACTCCGCGGCCGAGCCTGCGAAGCGCACCTTGCGGCGCGCTTCCTCCTTGCCCACGCCCCCGCGCAGGGGGTTGAGCCGCCAGGCCTCGTCGGCCAGGGCCGCCACGCGGTCGGCGATCTCGTCCATCAGGGCGCGGTCGTAGAGCCGCTTGCCCAGCGGCTGCGCCGCGGGGTCGGCGGCGAAGGCCGCGTGCTCCGCGGCCGGCAGGCCGGCGGTGCCGGCCTCGCGCAGTTTCTGGCGGAACAGCTCGGCCGGGTCGCCCAGCTCCAGGACCGCGAGCTCGGCCAGGGAAGTCTCGTCGAAGCGGCGGCGGCGCGGCGGGTCGCCGTGCAGGATGCGGCCGCCGGCCATGGTGTCCAGCGGCGAGTAGAAGCGCAGCACGAGG is from bacterium and encodes:
- the ispG gene encoding flavodoxin-dependent (E)-4-hydroxy-3-methylbut-2-enyl-diphosphate synthase, which produces MSEYPTTAARRATRRVMVGAIGVGGGEPVRVQSMTTTKTGDHDATLQQILELATAGAEIVRVTVNDDAAAEALPRLVRSSTVPLVADIHFQHELALKAIAAGVAKLRLNPGNIGSADKVREVARAAQDRGIPIRIGVNKGSLHRRYEELAKRDPAGAMVQSALDELEVLAAVGFADVIVSLKSSDPPEVIEACRRFSRLSDAPLHLGVTEAGTLQAGISRSVTAMSVLLAEGIGDTVRISLAADPVEEVTAAFHMLQALGLREGFARVVACPTCGRVEVDVVALARRVEELAKDLPPDRVIAVMGCIVNGPGEAKAADLGIAAGKTKVAIYRKGVLHRNIGKDDLERVLLEEIERLR